From the genome of Candidatus Kapaibacterium sp., one region includes:
- a CDS encoding uracil-DNA glycosylase gives MAAGVEALLAQLRQWVQLRRQLLGARVYVELPSSRSLTPQMPAATPSGTKLSDAMPANEPLPVLHPPRFRMPEVGGGDLFHSAPVWHQSQSLEELYAHIHTCTACPLGLTRTNFVFGVGNPQAEIVVIGEAPGAEEDARGEPFVGAAGQLLNRMLQAIGFRREEVYICNILKCRPPNNRRPTPQEIETCRPYLWKQLELIQPPFILALGATAAMALLQKEYKITELRGRPIPFHGMVMIVTYHPAALLRNPQWKRPAWEDLQLLRRLYDAYRQRLQAAQR, from the coding sequence ATGGCAGCTGGGGTAGAAGCACTGCTAGCCCAGCTACGGCAGTGGGTACAGTTACGGCGACAGCTCTTAGGAGCTAGAGTGTACGTGGAGCTGCCATCCTCTCGGTCATTAACTCCTCAAATGCCGGCCGCCACTCCGTCAGGGACTAAACTCTCAGATGCTATGCCGGCGAATGAGCCGCTCCCTGTACTCCATCCTCCACGCTTTCGCATGCCAGAGGTAGGCGGTGGAGATCTCTTCCATTCTGCTCCTGTATGGCACCAGAGCCAGAGCTTGGAAGAGCTGTACGCACATATCCACACCTGTACGGCTTGCCCATTGGGGCTGACGCGAACGAACTTCGTCTTCGGGGTGGGGAACCCGCAGGCAGAGATCGTGGTCATTGGGGAGGCGCCGGGAGCTGAAGAGGATGCCCGTGGGGAGCCATTCGTTGGTGCTGCTGGGCAGTTGCTCAACCGTATGCTGCAGGCAATTGGCTTCCGCCGCGAGGAGGTCTACATCTGCAACATCCTCAAATGCCGTCCGCCGAACAACCGGCGTCCGACGCCGCAGGAGATCGAGACGTGCCGCCCTTACCTGTGGAAGCAGTTGGAGCTCATCCAGCCCCCGTTCATCTTGGCTCTTGGAGCGACAGCTGCGATGGCGCTGCTCCAGAAGGAATACAAGATCACCGAACTCCGCGGACGGCCAATCCCCTTCCACGGGATGGTGATGATCGTCACGTACCACCCCGCAGCGCTACTCCGGAACCCGCAGTGGAAGCGCCCTGCATGGGAGGACTTGCAGTTGCTCCGACGCCTCTACGATGCCTATCGGCAGCGGCTCCAGGCGGCGCAGCGCTGA
- a CDS encoding lysophospholipid acyltransferase family protein, producing the protein MPIGSGSRRRSAEFSVRQFGTRLVQHGLVSLLRAVGAALRFVPWRWYHSVGWVLGQLWWQASPLRRHVTVENLQRAFPERPRSWHTQVARQCYTNAGIVLAEILSLAWLQAEELEERVRFVNPELFAECAQRGRGLLLLSGHYGNWEWLACAAGLALRRLGIPVTVIVQRQANAVADQWLNRYRTRWGNRTVELDHAAWALARALQKREAVALLADQRAKPETALWLPFFGSAVPVHTMPAAVALRFRVPIILGFAFRQSDGRYVVPLEELPSQDLPDTLEGVRELTWRYLQRLESVIRQHPELWLWQHRRWKYVRPAADVPSTATAP; encoded by the coding sequence ATGCCTATCGGCAGCGGCTCCAGGCGGCGCAGCGCTGAGTTCTCCGTACGCCAATTCGGGACTCGGTTAGTGCAGCATGGTCTCGTGAGCCTGCTACGGGCTGTCGGAGCTGCACTGCGGTTCGTGCCATGGCGGTGGTACCACTCTGTCGGGTGGGTGCTGGGGCAGCTCTGGTGGCAGGCAAGTCCTCTGCGCCGACATGTCACGGTAGAGAATCTGCAGCGGGCCTTTCCTGAACGTCCTCGTTCCTGGCACACGCAGGTCGCGCGGCAGTGCTATACGAATGCTGGTATTGTGCTGGCGGAGATTCTCTCTCTGGCGTGGCTCCAGGCGGAGGAGCTGGAGGAGCGTGTTCGGTTCGTGAATCCTGAGCTCTTTGCGGAGTGTGCACAGCGGGGACGTGGGCTACTGCTGCTGTCGGGACACTATGGAAACTGGGAGTGGCTAGCGTGTGCTGCGGGACTGGCGCTACGTCGGTTGGGAATTCCTGTCACGGTCATCGTTCAGCGGCAGGCAAATGCCGTAGCAGACCAGTGGCTCAATCGCTACCGGACACGCTGGGGGAACCGTACCGTTGAATTGGACCATGCCGCTTGGGCCCTAGCGCGGGCACTTCAGAAGCGGGAGGCCGTCGCCCTTCTGGCAGATCAGCGAGCAAAGCCCGAAACCGCTCTGTGGCTACCCTTCTTCGGGTCGGCTGTTCCAGTCCACACGATGCCGGCTGCCGTTGCTCTCCGCTTCCGAGTACCTATCATCTTGGGCTTTGCGTTCCGCCAGTCTGATGGCAGGTACGTTGTGCCACTGGAGGAGTTGCCTTCGCAGGACCTGCCCGATACCCTGGAAGGGGTTCGAGAGCTAACCTGGCGCTACCTCCAGCGGCTGGAATCCGTCATCCGCCAGCATCCGGAGCTATGGCTGTGGCAGCATCGGCGGTGGAAGTACGTGCGCCCCGCAGCAGATGTCCCGAGCACTGCCACGGCTCCGTGA
- a CDS encoding glycosyltransferase family 9 protein produces MSRALPRLRDFSRIAVVQMAYLGDVALVLPLLQALRELHPTARRMLVVTPAAAPLAECAEAVDEVLVYDKRGADAGIAGLRRCAQRIRRWGAELLLVPHRSLRTALLTFLSSPRYSVGSHRSALPWVFDARVPYGWHLHEVERNLSLLAPFADVGPRWQELRDIPIALRFPEGTIERLWHRLRQVGIAPTSPVIVLSPGSAWATKRWSPHHYASLAWLLRQRDYAVVITGGEAEVGLCTSIAERSGALSLAGELSIPELLLLFRHARCVVGNDSAPIHLAELVGTPVVAIFGPTVPEFGFAPRLPRSRLIARQLPCRPCSVHGGHRCPIGTHACMESISPLEVLQQVLELAAE; encoded by the coding sequence ATGTCCCGAGCACTGCCACGGCTCCGTGACTTCTCGCGCATCGCCGTTGTACAGATGGCATACTTGGGCGATGTGGCACTCGTCCTCCCTCTGCTGCAAGCTCTGCGAGAGCTCCATCCTACGGCACGGCGAATGCTGGTGGTGACGCCGGCGGCAGCGCCTTTGGCAGAGTGTGCCGAAGCCGTTGATGAGGTTCTAGTCTACGACAAGCGGGGTGCCGATGCTGGCATAGCGGGACTGCGCCGGTGTGCACAGCGCATACGTCGCTGGGGAGCAGAGTTGCTCTTAGTCCCTCATCGGTCGCTTCGGACGGCATTGCTGACGTTCTTGAGCTCCCCGCGGTACTCCGTGGGGAGCCACCGCAGTGCATTGCCATGGGTCTTCGATGCTCGCGTGCCCTATGGCTGGCATCTGCATGAAGTAGAACGGAACCTCTCGCTCCTGGCCCCGTTTGCCGATGTTGGGCCAAGATGGCAGGAGCTGCGAGATATCCCTATTGCTCTTCGCTTTCCGGAGGGGACTATCGAGCGACTCTGGCACCGGTTACGGCAGGTCGGCATAGCACCAACATCGCCTGTCATCGTGCTATCCCCCGGTTCTGCGTGGGCAACGAAGCGCTGGAGTCCCCACCACTACGCTAGTCTCGCATGGCTGTTGCGTCAGCGAGACTATGCTGTTGTCATTACGGGTGGCGAGGCTGAGGTAGGGCTCTGCACGAGCATTGCCGAGCGTAGTGGAGCGCTCTCGCTGGCTGGGGAGCTCAGCATCCCCGAACTCTTGCTCTTGTTCCGGCATGCACGTTGTGTAGTGGGGAACGACAGTGCTCCAATCCACCTTGCTGAGCTGGTCGGAACACCGGTTGTTGCCATCTTTGGCCCTACGGTTCCCGAATTCGGTTTCGCACCGCGCCTGCCGCGCTCACGCCTCATAGCCCGGCAGCTTCCCTGTCGTCCCTGTTCAGTCCATGGCGGACATCGGTGCCCAATTGGTACCCATGCGTGCATGGAGAGCATCTCGCCGCTAGAGGTGCTGCAACAGGTGTTGGAACTGGCCGCTGAATAA
- a CDS encoding rRNA pseudouridine synthase: MAEQRRETLSQSQGVRINKFLADAGITSRRKADELIRQGRVKVNGRPAVIGMRVFPWDEVTVDGNQVRSQRRLVYLLLHKPKDYLCTLHDEKGRKTVVQLVRTKERVYPVGRLERNTTGALLLTNDGELANRLLHPRYRVPRVYTVTLDRAVRKADLQRLLEGVKLRAGTLKATAVEQEPGDRRRVYVEVCGRDRLLHRAFAKLGYRVVKLHRRSLAFLTCQGLARGQARHLTPQEVAALRRLVGLEA; encoded by the coding sequence ATGGCAGAGCAACGTCGGGAGACGTTGTCGCAGTCCCAAGGCGTTCGGATTAACAAGTTTCTTGCGGACGCGGGAATTACTTCCCGTCGCAAGGCCGACGAACTCATCCGTCAGGGTCGCGTCAAAGTCAACGGTAGGCCCGCCGTCATCGGTATGCGGGTCTTCCCGTGGGACGAAGTGACAGTGGACGGTAACCAGGTGCGCTCGCAGCGGAGGCTGGTGTACCTCCTGCTCCACAAGCCGAAGGATTACCTCTGCACGCTCCACGATGAAAAGGGGCGCAAGACGGTGGTGCAGCTTGTGCGGACGAAGGAGCGGGTCTACCCTGTCGGGCGTTTGGAGCGCAACACCACTGGAGCGCTCCTGCTGACGAACGATGGCGAACTGGCCAATCGGCTACTCCATCCTCGGTATCGAGTGCCCAGGGTCTACACAGTGACGTTGGATCGCGCTGTGCGGAAGGCAGATCTACAGCGTCTACTGGAGGGTGTGAAGCTGCGGGCTGGTACCCTAAAGGCAACAGCCGTGGAGCAAGAACCTGGGGATCGGCGACGGGTGTACGTTGAAGTTTGCGGACGGGATCGCTTACTCCACCGTGCATTTGCGAAGCTTGGCTATCGAGTCGTAAAGCTCCACCGTCGCTCCCTTGCCTTCTTGACATGCCAAGGGCTTGCTCGAGGGCAGGCGCGGCATCTGACTCCACAGGAGGTTGCTGCATTGCGTCGCTTGGTGGGATTGGAGGCTTGA